In candidate division TA06 bacterium, the sequence CGCGTTGACGCGGAAACTGGGCAAGGAATCGTTACGGATGTGTGCTTGAAACGCAAGGTGCGCAATTTCGTTCAAATGACGAAGCCGCAAGACAAAGGCTACGATATCTTCGTCAAAGAGAAGGCCGTGTTGAATGATCTGATTGACGGCGGGTATGCTGCATTGGGGATTGATTTGGTGAAACCGCCAGCCGATAAAAAGGATGGGAAAGACCGCAAAGAAAAAGGGACCGGCCAGGGCAGCGAAGTATCTCAAGCCAGGATGCAAATGTGCAAGGACTACTACGACATACGCACATTCGGTGCGGTGATGTCAACCGGCGCCAATGCCGGGCAGGTGCGCGGGCCAGTGCAGTTCACATTTGGCCGTTCGGTTGACCAGATTGTTTCACTTGAGCACTGCATAACGCGAATGGCAGTAACAACGAAAGAGGATGCAGAAAAGCAGAGTGGCGACAACCGCACCATGGGCCGGAAGAATACCGTGCCATACGGCGTCTACGTGGCGCACGGGTTCATTTCCGCGCATTTGGCCGCGCAGACCGGCTTTACCGATGACGACCTTAACCTGCTGTGGGACGCGTTAGTAAACATGTTCGAACACGACCGCTCAGCGGCGCGCGGCTTGATGGCCACCCAAAAGCTGGTGGTTTTCAAACACGACAACACGCTTGGGAAAGCCCCGGCGCACAAACTGTTCGAGCGGGTGGTTATTACCCGCAAGGACAAAACCAAGCCGCCCAGGGATATCAGCGACTACGCAATAACAGTCAACAAAGACGGCTTGCCGCAAGGCGTGGAGATCATAGAGAAACTGTAATGAAAACCCCCGA encodes:
- the cas7c gene encoding type I-C CRISPR-associated protein Cas7/Csd2, with the translated sequence MSEPIKNRYDFVLIFDVKDGNPNGDPDAGNLPRVDAETGQGIVTDVCLKRKVRNFVQMTKPQDKGYDIFVKEKAVLNDLIDGGYAALGIDLVKPPADKKDGKDRKEKGTGQGSEVSQARMQMCKDYYDIRTFGAVMSTGANAGQVRGPVQFTFGRSVDQIVSLEHCITRMAVTTKEDAEKQSGDNRTMGRKNTVPYGVYVAHGFISAHLAAQTGFTDDDLNLLWDALVNMFEHDRSAARGLMATQKLVVFKHDNTLGKAPAHKLFERVVITRKDKTKPPRDISDYAITVNKDGLPQGVEIIEKL